From Planococcus halocryophilus, the proteins below share one genomic window:
- a CDS encoding HD family phosphohydrolase: MRQKAQDLFEKLGYRKIMMAGILLTGIILYGFLMDSVQSDTYDIQLFQLSSETIRSEKTVEDPVKTELERQRLTEEVSPSYQFMSEIVDNQTALVASIFGYIMDVKAAPEQEEDRLTQEEMIAELREDLRLLETSDNGLRLTDDMLSSLLSLSEARLISVQEELNNLLQSSLNESIRVEEVARYRTEIEQDIRRNETIPNDIIQAALTIGRFGIIANEVVNEELTAKQVEQIRNSVEPTRILQGQVLVQEGQVIDREVYRQLELVGMTEERLNYKPLLGLLIFVIIAVGLMFIVISRSKKDDKNKVTEMLVVMVTISISLILMKLLSAISGNFDLVISFFFPTALAGMLICLLVNERAAVYVTIFVSAAAGLMLPSGYSATLQVDVAFYILFGGLTAIYLIDRVGGRGRLLHISLAVAGTNALFVAFYLLLGQTQYSWSEVGFYFSAAIVSGLLSGALAIGFLPFFESAFGMLSTMRLIELSNPNHPLLKKILMETPGTYHHSLMVANLADASCEAIGANGLLARVGCYYHDIGKTKYPQFFIENQVNIENPHDRLPPEKSRDIILAHGIHGAQMLKKHKMPKEIIDVAAQHHGTSLLKFFYYKAKETNPDLDENTYRYQGPKPQTKEIAIISIADSLEAAVRSMKEPTSEKIKKLVDSIVEDKLKDGQFEECDISLKELKKVKAVMCDTLNGIFHSRIEYPKETN, translated from the coding sequence ATGCGTCAAAAAGCACAAGATCTTTTTGAGAAACTGGGTTATCGGAAAATAATGATGGCAGGCATCTTGTTGACAGGCATCATCTTATACGGATTTTTAATGGATTCTGTTCAAAGTGATACATACGATATACAATTGTTCCAATTATCATCTGAAACAATACGCTCTGAAAAAACCGTTGAAGATCCAGTTAAAACGGAGTTAGAAAGACAACGGCTTACTGAAGAAGTATCGCCAAGCTATCAATTTATGAGTGAAATAGTAGACAATCAAACCGCTTTGGTCGCATCGATATTTGGTTATATTATGGACGTTAAAGCTGCTCCAGAACAAGAAGAAGATCGATTGACTCAAGAGGAAATGATTGCGGAACTGAGAGAAGATTTAAGATTGTTAGAAACAAGTGATAATGGATTGCGTTTAACAGACGATATGCTAAGTTCATTATTGTCACTTTCAGAAGCACGCTTAATTAGTGTCCAAGAAGAATTAAACAACTTATTGCAATCCTCTTTGAATGAATCTATTCGTGTAGAAGAAGTGGCGCGTTATCGAACCGAGATTGAACAAGATATTCGCCGCAATGAAACGATTCCTAACGATATTATTCAAGCGGCATTGACCATTGGCCGATTTGGTATAATTGCAAACGAGGTAGTCAATGAAGAATTAACAGCGAAACAAGTAGAACAAATTCGAAATAGTGTTGAACCAACACGTATTTTACAAGGACAAGTTCTTGTTCAAGAAGGTCAAGTGATCGACCGGGAAGTTTACCGTCAGCTAGAATTGGTTGGCATGACCGAAGAGCGGCTAAATTACAAACCGTTATTAGGGTTGTTAATATTCGTCATCATTGCAGTAGGACTAATGTTCATCGTTATTTCTCGTTCGAAAAAAGACGATAAAAACAAAGTTACCGAGATGCTTGTGGTAATGGTGACAATTTCTATTTCATTAATATTGATGAAGTTACTGTCTGCTATTAGCGGAAATTTTGATTTAGTAATTTCTTTTTTCTTCCCGACAGCTTTAGCAGGAATGTTAATATGCTTGCTAGTCAATGAGCGAGCGGCTGTATATGTCACTATTTTTGTTAGCGCAGCAGCAGGTTTAATGTTGCCGAGTGGCTATTCCGCTACTTTACAAGTAGACGTCGCCTTTTATATTCTTTTTGGTGGATTGACAGCGATTTATTTAATCGATCGAGTAGGCGGACGTGGACGTTTACTGCACATCAGTTTAGCGGTAGCGGGCACTAACGCGTTGTTTGTCGCTTTTTATTTATTGCTTGGCCAAACACAGTATAGTTGGTCAGAAGTCGGATTTTATTTTTCAGCTGCGATTGTCTCGGGGTTATTGTCTGGAGCATTGGCAATTGGATTTTTGCCATTTTTCGAATCGGCATTTGGTATGCTATCAACAATGCGGTTGATCGAATTATCCAATCCGAATCATCCACTACTAAAGAAAATTTTGATGGAAACACCAGGTACTTATCATCACAGTTTGATGGTGGCGAATTTGGCGGACGCGTCTTGTGAGGCGATTGGAGCAAATGGGTTACTTGCTAGAGTCGGTTGTTATTATCACGATATTGGCAAAACGAAATACCCGCAATTTTTTATCGAGAACCAAGTAAATATTGAAAATCCACATGATCGTTTGCCTCCTGAGAAAAGTAGGGATATTATTTTGGCGCATGGTATACATGGGGCCCAAATGTTAAAAAAGCATAAAATGCCGAAAGAAATTATTGATGTTGCTGCGCAACATCACGGTACGAGTCTATTGAAATTTTTCTACTACAAAGCAAAAGAAACAAATCCCGATCTTGATGAAAACACCTATCGTTATCAAGGACCTAAGCCACAAACAAAAGAAATTGCGATTATATCCATAGCGGATAGTTTAGAAGCTGCAGTTCGATCAATGAAAGAACCAACATCAGAAAAGATAAAAAAATTGGTAGATTCGATTGTAGAAGATAAACTTAAAGATGGGCAGTTCGAAGAATGCGATATATCTTTAAAAGAACTAAAAAAGGTAAAAGCGGTAATGTGTGATACTTTAAATGGGATATTCCATTCGCGTATTGAATATCCGAAAGAAACCAACTGA
- the ybeY gene encoding rRNA maturation RNase YbeY, translated as MIAIDFMDETESLDQEELDFVQKILEHAAKQEKVTDSEVSVTFVTNEMIRDINREYRGKDQPTDVISFAMEEMGEGETAIIGSQEPRMLGDIIISLDRTKEQAADFGHSFERELGFLAVHGFLHLLGYDHLTEEDEKKMFSRQEEILVSLGITRDKHDGA; from the coding sequence ATGATAGCTATCGATTTTATGGATGAAACAGAAAGTTTGGACCAAGAAGAATTGGATTTTGTGCAAAAAATATTGGAGCATGCTGCGAAACAAGAAAAAGTCACGGATTCTGAAGTATCCGTGACTTTTGTGACCAACGAAATGATTCGTGACATTAACCGTGAATACCGTGGCAAAGACCAACCGACGGATGTAATTTCGTTTGCCATGGAAGAAATGGGAGAAGGAGAAACAGCGATTATCGGTTCACAGGAACCGCGCATGTTGGGTGACATCATTATTTCTTTAGACCGGACAAAAGAGCAAGCTGCAGATTTTGGTCACTCATTTGAAAGAGAACTCGGTTTTCTAGCAGTTCACGGTTTTTTGCACTTGTTAGGCTATGATCACCTGACAGAAGAAGATGAAAAAAAGATGTTTTCTCGCCAAGAGGAGATTTTAGTCTCTCTCGGCATCACGCGTGATAAACATGACGGCGCGTAG
- a CDS encoding diacylglycerol kinase family protein — protein sequence MTARRFFRSFWFAAQGIGTALKREQNIRFHLIAAIIVVIAGWFTVLSYTEWLVVILLIAGMIALEMVNSAIERVVDLVTAELHPLAKQAKDMAAGAVLVFAAASVIIGLIIFLPKWF from the coding sequence ATGACGGCGCGTAGGTTTTTCCGTTCTTTTTGGTTTGCAGCTCAAGGAATTGGAACTGCTTTAAAACGTGAACAAAATATCAGGTTCCACCTTATAGCCGCGATTATTGTAGTCATTGCAGGGTGGTTCACGGTTTTGTCTTACACAGAATGGCTAGTGGTCATTTTATTAATTGCGGGCATGATTGCATTAGAGATGGTCAATTCAGCCATTGAACGGGTCGTCGACTTGGTGACGGCTGAACTTCATCCGCTCGCTAAACAAGCAAAAGATATGGCGGCAGGTGCTGTTTTGGTATTTGCAGCGGCGAGTGTTATAATTGGATTAATAATATTTTTACCCAAATGGTTTTAA
- a CDS encoding cytidine deaminase, producing the protein MEKEQLMKQSIEARNNAYVPYSKFPVGAALLTADGKVYLGCNIENAGYSLTNCAERTAVFKAVSEGDNKFVALAVSADTAGPVSPCGACRQVLAEFCPPNMPVYLTNLKGDVQETTISELLPGAFSTEDLKYAARE; encoded by the coding sequence ATGGAAAAAGAACAATTGATGAAGCAATCGATAGAAGCACGAAACAATGCGTATGTGCCCTATTCAAAATTCCCTGTCGGTGCAGCGTTACTGACAGCTGATGGAAAAGTCTACTTAGGCTGTAATATTGAAAACGCTGGTTATTCACTGACAAATTGTGCAGAGCGCACAGCCGTATTTAAAGCGGTATCAGAAGGTGACAATAAGTTCGTAGCTTTAGCTGTATCAGCAGACACAGCGGGGCCTGTATCACCTTGTGGTGCGTGTAGACAAGTATTGGCAGAGTTTTGTCCGCCAAATATGCCAGTATACTTAACAAATTTAAAAGGTGACGTTCAGGAAACGACAATTAGTGAATTGCTTCCTGGCGCATTTTCAACGGAGGATTTAAAATATGCAGCTAGAGAATAA
- the era gene encoding GTPase Era has translation MQLENNGFKSGFISIIGRPNVGKSTFLNRVVGQKIAIMSDKPQTTRNKVQGVVTTNDSQMIFIDTPGINEPRHKLGDFMLKVAKNTFREVDVLLFVASGVDRVGKEDRYVLEMLKGIDVPVFLVLNKIDQVHPDNLPKIIESYRKEFDFAEAIPISALEGNNVETLLAKINERLPEGPQYYPADQITDHPERFIISELIREKALHLTREEIPHSIAVVIEKIAPDSENENMIRIQATIMVERDSQKGIVIGKKGVLLKQIGTRARQDIENLLGSKVYLELWVKVQKDWRNKAMHLRDFGFREDEY, from the coding sequence ATGCAGCTAGAGAATAACGGATTTAAATCAGGTTTCATTTCAATCATTGGTCGTCCTAACGTCGGTAAATCGACGTTTCTTAACCGTGTCGTGGGCCAAAAAATTGCGATTATGAGTGATAAGCCCCAAACAACACGAAACAAAGTTCAAGGCGTTGTGACAACAAATGATAGCCAAATGATTTTTATCGATACACCAGGTATTAATGAACCTCGCCACAAATTAGGCGACTTTATGTTGAAAGTTGCAAAAAACACGTTCCGCGAAGTTGACGTATTGTTATTCGTAGCAAGTGGTGTGGACCGCGTTGGTAAAGAAGACCGCTATGTACTAGAAATGCTAAAAGGCATTGATGTACCAGTATTTTTAGTGCTTAATAAAATCGATCAAGTACACCCTGATAATTTACCGAAAATTATCGAGTCGTACCGTAAGGAATTTGATTTCGCAGAAGCGATTCCAATTTCTGCGTTAGAAGGGAATAACGTTGAAACTTTACTAGCTAAAATTAATGAGCGTCTTCCTGAAGGACCTCAATACTATCCGGCTGATCAGATCACTGATCACCCAGAAAGATTCATCATTTCTGAATTGATTCGTGAGAAAGCACTGCATTTGACGCGCGAAGAAATTCCGCATTCGATTGCTGTTGTTATTGAAAAAATTGCACCTGATTCAGAGAACGAAAATATGATTCGAATACAAGCAACAATTATGGTCGAGCGCGATTCTCAAAAAGGTATTGTGATCGGTAAAAAAGGCGTCTTGCTCAAACAAATCGGCACACGTGCTCGCCAAGATATTGAAAACTTGCTTGGATCAAAAGTGTACTTGGAATTATGGGTAAAAGTTCAAAAGGATTGGCGCAATAAAGCGATGCATTTACGCGATTTCGGCTTCAGAGAAGACGAATATTAA
- the recO gene encoding DNA repair protein RecO has protein sequence MQNQVEGIVIRTMPYGETNKIVTLFTKEAGKITCMARGAKKPASRLAAITQVFTHGSFSIYKGKGMGTIQAGDPLESLRHIREDIMSTAYASYVTELIDRLTEQDEPQPAIFDMLYQALHAIDEGYDPEAITLFVEWKMLQTAGLTPTLHQCANCGSTEGEFAFSFQELGFLCHRCFHIDSYIIRLSPALVKLIRTFYFVPIERVGSLTLKKESKSLLKQIVRTIYEEKAGIRLKSRKFLEQLERTPEFLPKKEELPKDK, from the coding sequence ATGCAAAATCAAGTAGAAGGTATTGTCATTCGCACAATGCCTTATGGCGAAACCAATAAAATCGTCACCTTGTTTACGAAAGAAGCGGGGAAAATTACTTGTATGGCAAGAGGTGCGAAAAAACCTGCTAGTCGTTTGGCGGCAATTACCCAAGTATTTACTCATGGCAGTTTTTCCATCTATAAAGGAAAAGGCATGGGAACTATACAGGCGGGGGATCCACTAGAATCACTGCGGCATATTCGTGAAGACATCATGTCTACTGCTTATGCAAGTTATGTTACTGAGTTAATTGATCGTTTAACCGAACAAGACGAACCACAACCTGCCATTTTTGATATGTTGTATCAAGCACTTCATGCGATCGACGAAGGGTATGACCCAGAAGCGATTACGTTGTTTGTCGAATGGAAAATGCTCCAAACAGCAGGTTTAACACCAACACTTCATCAATGCGCAAATTGTGGGTCGACTGAAGGGGAATTTGCCTTTTCGTTTCAAGAACTAGGATTTCTTTGTCATCGTTGTTTTCATATCGACAGCTATATTATTCGGTTGAGTCCAGCGTTAGTGAAGTTGATTCGTACGTTCTATTTTGTGCCAATTGAGCGAGTGGGTTCTTTGACGCTGAAAAAAGAATCCAAGAGCTTACTCAAACAAATTGTCCGCACAATTTACGAAGAAAAAGCGGGGATTCGCTTAAAGTCACGGAAGTTTCTCGAGCAATTAGAACGAACACCCGAATTTTTACCGAAAAAAGAAGAGTTGCCAAAAGACAAATAG
- a CDS encoding glycine--tRNA ligase codes for MSMEDVVALAKHRGFVFPGSEIYGGLANTWDYGPLGVELKNNIKKAWWKKFVQESPYNVGLDAAILMNPKTWVASGHVGNFNDPMIDCKSCKTRHRADKLIEDALDAKGIELIVDGLSFDRMAELIQEHEVKCTVCGALDYTDIRQFNLMFKTFQGVTEASTNEVFLRPETAQGIFVNYKNVQRSMRKKMPFGIAQIGKSFRNEITPGNFTFRTREFEQMELEFFCKPGEDLEWYAYWRDFSKNWLLNLNMNEDNMRLREHDEDELSHYSNATVDIEYKFPFGWGELWGIADRTDFDLKRHMEHSGEDFNYIDPVTNERFVPYCIEPSLGADRVTLAFLVDAYQQEELENDEKRTVLKFHPALAPYKAAILPLSKKLAEGATGVFAELAKHFMVDYDESQSIGKRYRRQDEIGTPFCITYDFDSVEDGQVTVRHRDSMEQTRMPIAEVQAYIEKHIQF; via the coding sequence ATGTCAATGGAAGATGTAGTAGCATTAGCAAAACACAGAGGCTTTGTTTTTCCAGGCTCTGAAATTTACGGCGGTTTAGCGAACACATGGGATTATGGCCCTCTTGGCGTCGAACTGAAAAACAATATTAAAAAAGCATGGTGGAAAAAATTCGTTCAAGAATCCCCTTATAACGTAGGACTTGACGCTGCCATTTTGATGAACCCGAAAACTTGGGTAGCTTCAGGACATGTTGGTAACTTTAATGACCCAATGATCGATTGTAAGAGCTGTAAAACTCGCCACCGCGCAGACAAATTAATCGAAGATGCATTAGATGCTAAAGGCATTGAATTGATCGTTGATGGTTTGTCATTTGACCGCATGGCAGAATTGATTCAAGAACACGAAGTAAAATGTACCGTTTGTGGCGCACTAGATTACACGGATATTCGCCAGTTTAACCTGATGTTCAAAACCTTCCAAGGTGTAACTGAAGCTTCAACAAACGAAGTTTTCTTGCGCCCAGAAACAGCTCAAGGGATTTTCGTTAACTATAAAAACGTCCAACGTTCAATGCGCAAAAAAATGCCTTTTGGTATTGCACAAATCGGTAAAAGTTTCCGTAACGAAATCACACCGGGTAACTTTACTTTCCGGACGCGTGAATTTGAACAAATGGAACTTGAATTTTTCTGCAAGCCTGGTGAAGATTTAGAATGGTACGCTTACTGGCGCGATTTCAGTAAAAACTGGCTTTTGAACTTGAATATGAATGAAGACAATATGCGCCTTCGCGAACATGATGAAGACGAACTATCTCATTACTCAAATGCAACAGTTGATATCGAATACAAATTCCCATTCGGCTGGGGCGAGCTTTGGGGCATTGCAGACCGTACTGATTTTGACTTGAAACGCCATATGGAACATTCGGGAGAAGATTTTAACTACATCGACCCAGTAACAAATGAGCGCTTTGTGCCTTATTGTATCGAGCCTTCTCTAGGCGCTGACCGTGTAACACTAGCTTTCTTAGTAGATGCCTACCAGCAAGAAGAGCTTGAAAACGACGAAAAACGCACAGTATTGAAGTTCCACCCTGCTTTAGCTCCTTATAAAGCAGCGATTCTTCCTTTATCAAAAAAATTAGCAGAAGGCGCAACCGGCGTATTCGCTGAATTAGCTAAACACTTCATGGTGGATTACGATGAGTCTCAATCGATTGGTAAACGTTACCGTCGCCAAGATGAAATCGGTACACCTTTCTGTATCACATATGACTTTGATTCAGTTGAAGATGGTCAAGTAACAGTACGCCACCGTGATTCAATGGAACAAACACGTATGCCGATTGCTGAAGTACAAGCATATATCGAAAAGCATATTCAGTTTTAA
- a CDS encoding helix-turn-helix transcriptional regulator: MSPIELNKRQEEILQIVKGNGPITGEQIADRLNLTRSTLRPDLAILTMAGFLDARPRVGYFYSGKKPGQDVTDTMNNMKVKDFQSIPVVVREDVSVYDAISQMFLDDVGTLFVVDKNSHLAGVLSRKDLLRASLGSQNLSSIPVHIIMTRMPNITYCARNESLIQAAHRLINQQIDALPVVEEQPDGFKVVGRLTKTNITRAFLSLSENHDL; encoded by the coding sequence GTGAGTCCAATCGAACTCAATAAACGACAAGAAGAAATATTGCAAATTGTTAAAGGCAATGGTCCAATTACTGGCGAACAGATTGCGGATCGCTTAAACTTAACAAGATCAACGCTTAGACCGGACTTAGCCATTTTAACGATGGCAGGTTTTTTAGATGCCCGTCCCCGCGTTGGTTATTTTTATTCGGGTAAAAAACCAGGGCAAGATGTTACTGATACGATGAACAATATGAAAGTTAAAGATTTTCAGTCGATTCCGGTTGTTGTCCGAGAAGATGTTAGTGTATACGATGCCATCAGTCAAATGTTTTTAGATGATGTCGGGACACTTTTTGTCGTGGATAAAAACTCGCATCTAGCAGGAGTGTTATCGAGAAAAGATTTGTTGCGAGCAAGTTTGGGCAGCCAAAATTTATCGAGTATTCCGGTACATATTATTATGACGCGTATGCCGAACATTACATATTGCGCTAGAAACGAATCGCTTATCCAAGCGGCGCACCGTTTGATCAATCAACAAATCGATGCACTACCAGTAGTAGAAGAACAGCCAGACGGCTTTAAAGTTGTCGGTAGATTAACAAAAACGAATATTACTCGTGCGTTTTTATCATTATCTGAAAACCACGATTTGTGA
- a CDS encoding pyruvate, water dikinase regulatory protein: MKSLRLFIVSDSVGETGELVAKAAISQYLNADQNAVLKRFPYIDSIDHLQEIVKLAVAQKAFIVYTLVSQELRDYMQSETAKFHVTAVDLMGPLLDALENELNASPLQEAGLVRKLDDDYFKKVEAIEFAVKYDDGRDPRGILMADIVLVGISRTSKTPLSQYLAHKRLKVANVPLVPEVDPPEELYLVDPKKCFGLVISPDKLNFIRKERLIALGLNDDANYAKIDRIHEEIKHFHKVVDRIGCEIVDVTNRAVEETANLILGKLQK, translated from the coding sequence ATGAAGTCACTGCGATTATTCATTGTATCCGATTCAGTTGGTGAGACAGGCGAACTGGTCGCGAAAGCAGCAATTAGCCAATATTTGAACGCAGATCAAAATGCAGTTTTAAAACGGTTTCCTTATATCGATTCAATTGACCACCTGCAAGAAATCGTCAAATTGGCTGTCGCACAAAAAGCTTTTATCGTCTATACTTTAGTTTCTCAAGAACTACGCGACTATATGCAGTCTGAAACCGCTAAATTTCATGTTACAGCAGTGGATTTAATGGGGCCATTGTTAGATGCCCTCGAAAATGAACTGAATGCATCACCATTGCAAGAAGCAGGATTAGTCCGCAAATTAGATGATGATTATTTTAAAAAAGTAGAAGCCATTGAGTTTGCGGTTAAATACGATGACGGACGAGACCCACGTGGCATTTTAATGGCGGATATTGTATTAGTTGGGATTTCTCGAACTTCTAAAACACCACTATCTCAATATTTAGCGCATAAACGCTTGAAAGTGGCTAACGTTCCACTCGTACCAGAAGTAGATCCACCAGAAGAACTGTATCTTGTAGATCCAAAAAAATGCTTTGGTTTAGTTATTTCACCAGATAAACTCAATTTTATCCGGAAAGAAAGACTGATCGCTTTAGGATTGAACGATGATGCAAATTACGCGAAAATCGATCGCATCCACGAAGAAATCAAACATTTTCACAAAGTAGTCGATCGCATCGGTTGTGAAATCGTTGATGTGACAAATCGAGCTGTTGAAGAAACAGCGAATTTGATACTCGGCAAACTCCAAAAATAA
- the dnaG gene encoding DNA primase produces the protein MSNRVPEEVIEKIRSSTDIVDIVGEYVQLTKRGRNWFGLCPFHGESTPSFSVTADKQIFHCFGCGAGGNVITFLMDIENLTFQDALSRLGSRAGIDVDIQAPADSGPVQSKEDQQLILMHEFAADMYQHILLNTEEGQAALDYLENRGFTREIIEKNRIGWSLPEWNYMASSLKRKGFSEEELETSGLAIAREQSSGYFDRFRGRIMFPIMNETGKIIAFSGRVLEHTKQEAKYMNSPESPIFQKSQVLYNVHHARSAIRKNRKIILFEGFMDVIAAGKAGVDNALATMGTSLTAQHIRQMKRFAQEVVICFDGDDAGWEAAKRAAISLNEENFKVEVAVLPGKMDPDDYVRDNGAEAFKDQIIGKPHAFIAFAMMHARRHKNFQYENDLLQYIQEVLQLLAGRSSPLERDLYIKQLSVETGLSQEAILQHYRKLENKTIERNRPEPTIIKTAKKEPKRITSLHRAERMLLSHALADPSVMDKLVVEDNGIPFVSEEFQALYVQLLGFYEEWDKADFHMFLETLQDAELRKLVMETALSERDPEHADEEIADCLKHLQKHRIEQQINLKIQQSKEAEKQHDLKRALLLAQEVIALRKSL, from the coding sequence ATGTCCAATAGAGTTCCTGAAGAAGTGATTGAAAAGATTCGGTCCAGCACAGACATAGTCGATATTGTTGGTGAATATGTCCAGTTAACAAAAAGAGGTCGCAATTGGTTCGGCCTTTGTCCTTTTCATGGAGAAAGCACACCATCTTTTTCAGTTACGGCCGATAAGCAGATTTTTCATTGCTTTGGTTGTGGAGCTGGTGGCAATGTCATCACTTTTCTGATGGATATTGAGAATTTAACTTTCCAAGACGCCTTGTCAAGGTTAGGGAGTCGCGCTGGCATAGATGTCGATATACAAGCCCCTGCCGATTCCGGTCCGGTGCAATCAAAAGAAGATCAACAATTAATTTTGATGCACGAGTTTGCTGCGGACATGTATCAACATATTCTATTGAATACGGAAGAAGGCCAAGCGGCATTGGACTATTTGGAAAATAGAGGCTTTACTCGAGAAATCATCGAGAAAAACAGAATCGGTTGGTCGCTTCCAGAGTGGAATTACATGGCTTCTTCGTTAAAACGAAAAGGTTTTTCTGAAGAAGAGTTAGAAACGAGTGGTTTAGCGATTGCGCGTGAGCAATCAAGCGGCTATTTTGACCGATTTCGTGGTAGAATCATGTTTCCAATTATGAATGAAACAGGCAAAATAATCGCCTTTTCTGGAAGAGTTCTTGAGCATACAAAACAAGAAGCTAAATATATGAACAGCCCTGAATCTCCGATTTTCCAAAAAAGTCAAGTGCTTTATAATGTACATCATGCTAGAAGCGCTATACGCAAAAATAGAAAAATCATTTTGTTTGAAGGGTTTATGGATGTCATTGCAGCGGGTAAAGCAGGTGTTGATAATGCCTTAGCAACTATGGGCACATCACTCACGGCTCAGCATATTCGACAAATGAAGCGTTTTGCCCAAGAAGTCGTCATTTGTTTTGATGGAGATGATGCAGGTTGGGAAGCTGCGAAAAGAGCCGCTATTTCTTTAAACGAAGAAAATTTTAAAGTGGAAGTGGCAGTATTACCAGGGAAAATGGATCCTGATGATTATGTTCGTGACAACGGCGCTGAGGCTTTCAAAGATCAAATTATCGGTAAACCACATGCATTTATTGCATTCGCAATGATGCACGCCCGAAGACATAAAAACTTTCAGTACGAAAACGACCTGTTGCAATACATACAGGAAGTGTTGCAACTTTTAGCTGGTAGATCCTCGCCTTTAGAGCGAGATTTATATATAAAGCAATTATCAGTGGAAACTGGATTGTCTCAAGAAGCTATCCTTCAGCATTATAGGAAACTAGAAAACAAGACAATCGAACGGAACCGTCCTGAACCAACGATTATAAAGACAGCTAAAAAAGAACCGAAACGGATTACCTCGTTGCATAGAGCTGAGAGAATGCTATTGTCTCATGCACTGGCAGATCCGTCGGTTATGGATAAATTAGTGGTCGAAGACAATGGCATTCCATTTGTCAGTGAAGAATTCCAGGCGCTGTATGTTCAATTGCTCGGTTTCTATGAGGAATGGGATAAAGCAGATTTTCATATGTTTTTGGAGACATTGCAAGATGCAGAACTCCGCAAACTCGTTATGGAAACCGCATTATCCGAACGCGATCCGGAACATGCGGATGAAGAAATTGCCGATTGTTTAAAGCATTTGCAAAAACATCGGATCGAGCAGCAAATCAATTTAAAAATCCAGCAATCAAAAGAAGCGGAAAAACAGCATGACTTAAAGCGCGCTTTACTTCTTGCACAAGAAGTGATTGCTTTACGAAAATCATTGTAA